A stretch of Carya illinoinensis cultivar Pawnee chromosome 14, C.illinoinensisPawnee_v1, whole genome shotgun sequence DNA encodes these proteins:
- the LOC122294119 gene encoding uncharacterized protein LOC122294119, with the protein MVDFFKETHWSKKKNNFLTPATEDKYKDMVSKLDTLEPEQRTDERIAGVFREVLGHRPGYARGLGEMIIPESTRQRTLAREKEYLDLIEKHKKEAESSKSEMEAMKANMQLLLERQAETDRLLRAFFAANPTPLSESQRETQ; encoded by the exons ATGGTAGACTTCTTCAAGGAAACCCAttggtcaaagaagaaaaataactttttaacacCAGCCACCGAAGACAAATAT AAGGACATGGTTTCAAAGTTGGATACTCTAGAACCAGAGCAACGAACTGATGAAAGGATAGCGGGTGTCTTCAGAGAAGTACTTGGTCATAGACCAGGCTATGCAAGAGGATTGGGAGAGATGATAATCCCAGAGTCTACAAGACAACGCACATTGGCACGAGAGAAAGAGTACCTAGATTTGATTGAGAAACATAAGAAGGAGGCTGAATCATCCAAGAGTGAGATGGAGGCAATGAAGGCAAACATGCAGCTTCTGTTGGAGAGACAAGCGGAAACTGACCGCTTATTGAGGGCTTTCTTCGCTGCTAACCCGACCCCGCTCAGTGAGTCTCAGCGAGAGACTCAATGA
- the LOC122293508 gene encoding uncharacterized protein LOC122293508, with product MAPYSCRARRPRGARISSYHSPDNVEEASSDDSTQPPSHPWEPPCAITTLEAEPNRVTSPSIRPETRTDQSGVDAPTEPNRVSAPNIEAEPARVEIGVDVPTEPAQVTSHDIEAEPAGVQIGEDIPMEPVPNQAQRRRGRGPAKCTEFEKLRKHGKVLLKINNGETAPCCSNANMFTTRLTWIVKHHCDMSYARWSDVPQAHKDELIDRVRGDFELDWEMENHRLTVTKQLRKRFNAFHHELHRIYLSYASHDEALANGIVLVSPLVWVKLCGRWGSEAFKKLSTKNRESRKRLVINHTAGRKSFVRIFEEKGQSILSILKRFRAFICYSNKYRD from the exons ATGGCACCTTACTCATGCCGAGCCCGCCGGCCACGAGGTGCTCGAATTAGTTCATATCATAGTCCTGATAATGTTGAAGAGGCCAGCTCAGATGACTCTACCCAACCCCCAAGCCATCCATGGGAGCCACCATGTGCGATCACAACACTGGAGGCAGAGCCTAACAGAGTCACATCACCTAGTATAAGGCCGGAGACAAGAACGGATCAGAGCG GTGTGGATGCCCCAACAGAGCCTAACAGAGTGAGCGCACCCAATATAGAGGCAGAGCCTGCAAGAGTTGAAATTG GTGTGGACGTCCCCACGGAGCCAGCTCAAGTGACCTCACATGATATAGAGGCAGAGCCTGCAGGAGTTCAGATCG GTGAGGACATTCCCATGGAGCCTGTACCAAACCAGGCTCAGAGGAGACGTGGACGTGGCCCAGCTAAGTGcactgaatttgaaaaattgcgGAAGCATGGAAAGGTGCTGCTGAAGATAAATAATGGAGAAACAGCACCATGCTGCTCAAACGCCAACATGTTTACAACACGATTAACATGGATAGTCAAACATCattgtgacatgagttatgcAAGGTGGAGCGATGTACCCCAAGCACATAAGGATGAGTTAATCGATCGTGTTCGG GGGGATTTTGAACTTGATTGGGAAATGGAGAACCATCGATTGACTGTAACGAAACAACTTCGGAAGCGATTTAATGCTTTCCACCATGAATTGCATaggatatatttatcatatgccAGCCATGACGAAGCATTGGCTAACGGCATAGTTTTGGTCAGCCCCCTTGTTTGGGTGAAGCTATGTGGTAGATGGGGTAGCGAGGCCTTCAAG AAATTATCTACTAAAAACCGGGAGAGTAGGAAGAGGCTGGTTATTAACCACACAGCAGGTCGCAAATCCTTTGTGCGGATTTTTGAAGAGAAG GGACAAAGCATCTTGTCCATATTGAAACGATTCAGagcatttatttgttattctaATAAATACCGGGATTAA
- the LOC122293509 gene encoding uncharacterized protein LOC122293509: MDKSWMSEGDRLLSPVYAEGVKNFLTMARTHSMGSDRIRCPCRICCNNLFLPIFEVESHLFIKGIDPNYTQWIFHGEEETLPIIDDDDDLEVESGDDYIDDMDRMFDDIRAATCGDAPDDNTTSPTHSAIPQSSPTPTFDQLLEDARRPLFDGCTKFSKLSFMVKLLHIKTLGGWSIKSFDMLLSLLRSAFPNAELPQSYEEENANLNECPICKASRWMPNTHGSRVIPQKVLRHFPLKPRLQRLFVSSKIAGDMRWHKEQRVTDDTSMRHPADSESWKTFDQAHPRFARDARNVRLGLASDGFNPFNNLAKPYSIWPVILVPYNLPPWLCMKDMFFMTSLIIPGPKSPGNDLDVYLQPLIDELLELWEHGVPTYDASTKEMFMLHAALLWTINDFPAYGNLSGWSTKGKMACPSCNAQTDSNWLKYGRKHCYMGHRRLLPRDHIWRTRKWLFNGKEDLRMPPTMVEGADLLTQLQMLGDIQFGKSCRKRKRTAEELNWTKKSIFFKLPYWSTLRLRHNLDVMHIEKNISENILGTLMNIPGKTKDNTNSRRDLEILGFRKELHLKREGERVTMPHAAYTLHGDERNKFCAWLAEVKYPDGFAANITHCVSVRDSKISGLKSHDHYVFLQTLLPIAVGGFLKRDIALALTELSSFFKELCARTLDVNRLSKLQLDIVTILCKLEMIFPPSFFDVMVHLAIHLPREAILGGPVQYRWMYLFERFLGKFKRYVKNKARPEGSIAEAWVHIECLTFCSIYLQDVETKFNRPDRNIDGVEEESIDGFKIFNQKLRPLGIANNVQLEDKHHAAAIWEHYDKCKVSNPNSIERTQQTEFPIWFKQRVLDQRSNNPLDVSPDLYALACGPDRWIASYAACIINGKRFHTKSRELRRRSQNSRVLVTGDQDTDNVDFYGIINDVVELHYMGGRRVYLFSCDWFDVGDKKRGVRVDDHLTSLNMNRTWYKDEPYVLACQASQCFYIRDLREKGNWYVVQKYNNRNVYDIPPVQRVVESIDGESSDDDAYQENESPYDYPLLHCDACPVSTPLSRTNIEPSLIEPRDQMESGGNSRILGDFIDDAMAPSGSGDAYGDWEYSDDDDPSTEEEPDSE, encoded by the exons atggacaaaagttggatgagtGAAGGTGATAGACTTCTATCACCTGTTTACGCTGAAGGGGTTAAAAATTTCTTAACAATGGCACGAACCCATTCCATGGGAAGTGATCGCATTCGGTGTCCATGCCGTATATGCTGTAATAATCTCTTCTTGCCTATATTTGAGGTGGAGTCTCACTTGTTCATAAAAGGGATAGATCCAAACTACACCcagtggatatttcatggggaggaggaaactCTCCCCATCATTGACGATGATGACGATCTGGAAGTTGAAAGTGGAGACGActacattgatgacatggaccGTATGTTTGATGACATACGGGCAGCCACATGCGGAGATGCTCCTGATGACAACACTACATCACCAACTCACTCAGCAATACCACAGTCCTCCCCAACCCCAACTTTTGACCAACTATTAGAGGATGCCCGACGTCCTCTTTTTGATGGCTGCACGAAATTCTCAAAGCTCTCTTTCATGGTGAAGTTGTTAcacattaaaacacttggtgggtGGTCAATCAAGTCTTTTGATATGCTCCTAAGCCTTCTGCGGTCAGCCTTTCCTAATGCTGAAttgccacaatcatatgaggag gaaaatgctaatcttAATGAGTGCCCTATCTGTAAGGCTTCGCGATGGATGCCAAATACACACGGGTCACGAGTGATCCCTCAAAAAGTGCTTaggcattttcctttgaagccaagATTGCAGCGTCTCTTTGTGTCAAGCAAGATAGCAGGTGACATGAGATGGCATAAGGAGCAGCGGGTCACCGATGACACTAGTATGAGACATCCTGCTGACTCAGAGTCCTGGAAGACATTTGATCAAGCTCACCCCAGATTTGCTAGGGATGCTCGCAATGTTAGGCTCGGTTTGGCAAGCGACGGATTTAATCCATTCAACAATCTGGCTAAACcttatagcatttggccagtgatTCTTGTCCCGTATAACTTACCGCcgtggttatgcatgaaagacatGTTCTTCATGACATCCCTCATTATCCCTGGTCCAAAATCACCAGGAAATGATCTTGATGTTTATTTGCAACCGTTAATTGATGAGTTACTTGAACTCTGGGAGCATGGGGTACCTACATATGATGCATCTACTAAGGAAATGTTCATGTTACATGCTGCCTTattgtggacaatcaatgactttcctgcCTACGGAAATCTATCTGGGTGGTCAACAAaagggaaaatggcatgtccatcTTGCAATGCACAAACAGATTCCAACTGGTTGAAGTATGGTAGGAAACATTGTTACATGGGACATCGACGTCTCTTACCGAGAGATCACATTTGGCGAACGAGAAAATGGTTGTTTAACGGTAAAGAAGATCTTCGCATGCCCCCAACAATGGTTGAAGGAGCGGATCTTTTAACTCAATTACAAATGCTTGGAGATATTCAATTTGGAAAATCTTGTAGGAAGAGGAAACGCACTGCAGAGGAGTTGAACTGGACTAAGAAAAGCATCTTCTTCAAACTACCTTATTGGTCAACTTTGCGGCttagacataatctagatgttatgcatattgagaagaatatttccGAGAACATTTTGGGCACTCTTATGAACATTCCTGGCAAGACAAAAGATAACACTAATTCACGGCGTGATCTAGAGATCTTGGGCTTCAGAAAGGAATTACATTTGAAACGTGAAGGTGAGCGTGTTACAATGCCACATGCAGCATACACATTACATGGAGATGAAAGGAATAAATTCTGTGCGTGGCTTGCTGAGGTTAAATATCCAGATGGGTTCGCTGCCAATATCACTCATTGTGTATCTGTACGGGATTCCAAAATCTCTGGGCTCAAAAGCCATGACCATTATGTTTTTTTGCAAACACTACTTCCTATTGCTGTGGGGGGGTTCTTAAAGAGGGATATTGCTttggctttgactgaacttagtagtttcttcaaagagttgtgtGCCCGAACACTAGATGTGAATCGTCTATCAAAGCTTCAACTTGATATCGTCACCATTTTAtgcaaattggagatgatattccctccatcCTTTTTCGATGTTATGGTCCACCTAGCTATACACTTACCCCGTGAGGCCATTCTCGGAGGTCCAGTTCAATATCGGTGGATGTACCTGTTTGAGAGGTTTCTCGGGAaattcaagcggtatgttaagaataaagcccgtCCAGAAGGATCAATAGCGGAAGCCTGGGTTCACATCGAGTGTTTGACATTTTGCTCCATCTATCTCCAAGATGTGGAGACGAAGTTTAATCGACCAGATCGCAACATTGATGGTGTTGAAGAGGAGAGTATAGATgggttcaaaattttcaaccagaaacTTCGTCCTTTGGGTATAGCTAATaatgtgcaattagaagatAAACACCATGCTGCAGCCATTTG GGAACACTATGACAAATGCAAGGTGTCAAACCCGAATTCTATAGAGCGCACACAACAAACTGAGTTTCCCATTTGGTTCAAGCAACGT GTTCTGGACCAGCGTAGCAACAATCCACTTGATGTGTCCCCAGATTTGTATGCGTTAGCTTGCGGACCTGATCGGTGGATTGCATCATATGCTGCTTGTATTATAAATGGTAAACGGTTCCATACGAAGTCTCGTGAACTTCGCCGACGTTCACAAAATTCTAGGGTTTTGGTAACTGGTGACCAAGATACTGATAATGTAGACTTTTATGGTATTATCAATGATGTTGTGGAGTTACACTACATGGGGGGTCGTAGAGTGTACTTGTTCAGctgtgattggtttgatgttggtgacAAAAAACGGGGGGTACGAGTAGACGATCATTTAACTAGTCTCAATATGAATAGGACTTGGTATAAAGACGAACCATATGTGTTGGCATGCCAGGCTTCCCAGTGTTTTTACATTAGGGATCTAAGGGAGAAAGGGAATTGGTATGTTGTGCAGAAGTACAATAATAGGAATGTGTATGATATTCCACCAGTGCAGAGGGTTGTAGAAAGCATTGATGGTGAATCGAGTGACGATGATGCCTATCAAGAGAATGAGTCCCCATATGACTATccacttttgcattgtgatgcatgtccagtgtcaactccacttAGTAGGACTAATATAGAACCTTCCCTTATTGAGCCACGAGACCAGATGGAGTCGGGTGGTAATAGCAGaattttgggagattttattgatgatgctATGGCTCCATCTGGttctggagatgcttatggtgaTTGGGAATATTCAGATGATGATGACCCATCCACCGAGGAAGAGCCTGACTCAGAATAA